The genomic stretch tttctgtCAGTGATACTGTTTGCCCCATCTGGTCCACTTCCACTCTTGTCTACCCTGCTGTAGGTCATAGGAAGCTGACCCGTGACCTAGAGCAATTCTTTGCAGCCCTCTGCCTTTTTGATGGGTTCAGCCAATGGGAAGCCCACAAGGACAGAAAGCTTCCCTTGACCCCATCCTGGGAGGTTGACTCAGGCCGCACTTATTCCTCTGTTGAGCGGTTACTGTTCCTCTAGGGCAACCTCCTCACTCAGTTCTCTCCTTGGAGAACAGGTAACTGctccctcctggcctcctgggctggggaggcGGGAGGTAACCACCGAGCTGTTGCCAGGCAGATGATTGCATCATCCATTCATTTCCCTATGCCTCCTCCACCAGCACCTTTGCCATTAGCCTCCATTAAATCCTATCACAGTCTAGGTTTCACTTATTCTTGTTAGATAACATACTTCCTCTTTAGAATTAAAAATCACTTCTTTCAAGAAACTTCCATTCATTCATCTCAGAAGTGCGATCTCTTCTTCCTCTGAACATAAAACAGCACTCTGTCTAGAGGTGTGCATCAAATTCCTCATTGTATTTGGGGGATTGACTAATCCCTTCTTTTTGAGTACAAAATCTATAAAGTCAGGGGGAacagttaatttatttttgtctacAACATCTAGCAATATAATACATAGTATTAGATATTTGACACATTATTTGCTAAAcaaatgagctttttttttttttaatgtattaccCAAGAATTGTTTTTGTTAACTTACACGAAGTCCTCACTCCAGACAGGAAGTGCGATATTACAAAGAATGGAAAAAGTATTGTTTTTTCTTATACTCAAAGTGTAATCTTTGAAGGTAACTGACAAATTTTTGTTGATTTCTCCTTAACTACATCCTTGATAGCTAATCCTGGGGAAAATTAGTGGAAAAAGACTTGATTGAATTTTAGATGGTGAAATTCTATAGAACATTTCCAAATATTCTAAATTCTATATCCACCCATTTCAAAGTCCACCTTCTCTAAAAGGATGgtttttctatttgctttttcatattttttattaatttttttcatatttgtttattaatgtttttatttggggTATTTGTATGTTTAGTTataagatgatatattttatgaGGTCTATAAGTCATTTTCTTAGAAATATACATTTGTGTTTATAGACATTTGTATAAAATACTGCACATGTAGTTTTTATTCTATGAGTGAGGCACACAACTTGGGCAGATAGGGCTGTGTGTACATATGAATAAACTTCTGTTTATACACAAACATTTATACGATTATGTACATGTTTCTAGTCATCCcatcaataaatatattgaagTATGTCTATATGTGTAAATAGTTCTCAAACAAAGCTAATTTTGCTGAGGAGGCCTTTCGGGTTTCTGTCTAGCACGAATGACCTGAGGCATCTGGAAATCTACCAGGGCAGATGGCTGTGTGTCTTGTCTGGCCTGACACCACAGGATGTATCTGTCCAGCCTGACCTGTTTAGCTTTACCTCACTAGATAGATGCTTTACGCCACAATCAAAATGATCCagatctataatttttatttgctgttCCATCTTATAATTATTAGTTTCttttatcaagttttttttttttgtcttagggagtgaattttctacttcttttgtttCACCATACTTTGGTGAAACAATGGTAATAGTATTTCACAGGTGGTAATTGCTTCACTAATTGAGCAATATGATTCTATGGAGTTTAGAAAACTCACCATTcctttatttactaaaatatggTTCAGAGAATACATAAGAAGACATTAAAATCCACCTTTTATTAAGATAGCACTTTGGGAGACTTAAAGAATTGTTATAACTGAATTATTATTCTAACAATAAATGATTTACAAAAACCTGAAACATACTTCTAAACCCCACAGACTCTGGGAGGAGTGTTGGTATCAACTTACCACCAGCTTCTTTAGAAAGCATTCATGGCTCTCCTCCTGTTGATATCTCTCTTGAtttggcaaagggaacaaacaggGCAGCAGATAGTGGCCATGTAGTCATCACAAATAGATCCCTgtttgaaaacacaaaagaaatagaaatgtaaCCTGTGGATTTTCAGGCATCTTGAAAAGCAGACGGCACTGATCCTTCAGATTCAATTTGGATGGATATGTTCAGGAAAatgttcactgatttttttctgtataactCTAGTCTCCATAACATACAAAATGTTCTCCTTTTAAATTCTGAGAGTACAAGAAAATATCCAACCAAATGGTAATGGCATGTTATCACAGCAGAGAAATCTAAATCCATCCTACCCATGGGTGAccaaattgtttttttgtttggtatttactgagtgtgtgtgtgtatgtgtgtgtgtgtgtacatgtgtgtggttttaattttattataaaattttcttctttctgttgaaTAGATCTTTCCCAGGTCTGTTTGTTTCCTTTAAGatttttcacaatttatttttatctaattaatGATTACCCTTAAATTTTTATCCACagtttgtatttatatttatctctCTATCAATGTCAAACAAGATATAGTCTTTAGGACTGatacttctatttcttcttcttttcatttccaaAGTTTTGTTAAGACCAGCTGAAATTTCAGTTTCAGATGGTTATTAATTCTTCAAACCCCTAAGGAATATTTAAAAGGCATTATTACTAGACCTTTAAACATCTTGATAACTTTCATATTAAAAAGTcatgtcagggctggggttgtggctcagtggtagagtgcttgcctagcatgtgtgaggcagtagGTTCAATcttctgcaccacataaaataatttaaataaagttattgtgtccatgtacaactataaatattttttctagataATTAAATTGCATACAAAGAGGTTCACTTTTCACTTTATATACTTCTGTgtttgaatttgaaataaaattctttctttttttttctctctctttcttttttttttgtaccagggattgatcccagggcacttaatcactgaaccacatgcTTAGCACCCCACCcttttttacaaaaatttaaattttgacacaggtcttgctaagttgcttagggtcttcactaagttgctgaggctggctttgaacttggaattctcctgcctcagcctcctgagctgctaggattaaaggcatgcatcACCTTGCCTGGCTGTCATAAACTTCTATAGCATGTAACTTAAacacagataaatatttttaaatgaaaagataaaataatcttgATGGAATGAAATAAGTTCCTAAGAATCTGCTTATTCATTTGTTCCCTGTGGTACTTGGCTAGGCCATGGTACCCAGATATTTGGctcaacatttcttttctttttgggtaccagggattgaactcagggacactcaactactgagccacacccccagacctatattgtattttatttagaggcaaggtctcactgagttacttagtacctcacttttgctgaggctgactttaactcccaatcctcctgcctcaacctccctagttgctgggattataggcatgtaccaccatgcctgggtgTCTCAACATTTCTTTAgatgaaattaacatttaaatcagtagactttgAATAAAGCAGAATACCCTCCATaatgggcctcatccaatcaattGATGAGATTaatagcgggggggggggggggggaggggggagttgggggggGGACTGTTTTCCCCTTAGCAAGGAAGATTTCACAAGAACACCTCCTGTGGACTTGAATTCCAGCTCTTCCCCATGTCTCTAGCCTGCCTCCAAAATTGCATAATTGCTTGTCAGCCTCCATAATTGCATGACCCAATTCCTTAAAATGAATCTCTCCCTTTTTTGTTCTCACTCTCTccttatatacatacacatatatacagggaggcatataaatgtaaatatatataaacatatacatacgCACACTATTTTTCTCTATGTTAAATATAGAGATatatgtgcatgtacacacatgtatCCATGCTCATGCGATTGCTTGTTGCTCTGTAGACCCTTAAATAATAAACTCTTCTGCTGCACAGAGTGAAGTAGGTGTAATGGAAGGTGCATGTATGGACTGTTCATGGACAGACAGTGGCTAACTCTGCTACTAAGGCATATCTTTGGGCCTCATTTGTACATATTGTGAACCCACTTTATAGGGATGGTGTGAAGATTTAGTGAGGTGACCTAATGCACTTCGGACATAGTAGGTTCTAAATTATCCTCCTACATTATACTATATACATTGCAAAAAGAGAATTAATTGTTCTCTAATGTTTTCAGCAGAAACCTGGAAGGAAGTCACATAATCAGAGCACAGGTGCTAGGGAATTCCTACCCATCAATCTCAGATGAGGTATGCCATCAAACAGCCTCCATGTTTACCACAATTATTTTGAATGTGGTACCATATTTGAACACTAAGGGAATCATAAGAGACTCACAGGGATGCCATATCGGGTTCGGTAGAGAGTCCTCATTGCGACAGTTGTTCCACAAAGACAGCATTCATTCATGTCAGCTGCAACTTGACACCCGAGGCACACGAAACAAAATGTGCCACAGAGACCTGGATGCATGAAAGCAGGGGTACAAGTTACTCCGGGCTGCCTCCATCACAGCAGAAAATGTGTTCACTTCCTTGAATAGCAGGCCACGCCATGGGATCTTTGCCATGTACCGTGCTGCCATGTTCATCTTCAGCATTTCTGTTTGGCTTTCCATCAGCTTCTCCCAAACCCAGATCATCTCAGAAATGACCGCCCTTTGAATGTATGTTATTCTTTCACTATAGTGCCTTTGTCCACTAGTCACTGGTCCACCAACACTTAGCCTTGTTCCACCCATCATGCTCAGTACCAACAGCACCCCTGACCACATCCAGTGGGGGAAGTAACAGAAAATATTATCCAGCAGGATCCTTCTCAAGACACAAGGATCATGCACAGAAGTGGTGCCAAGGTCCtgaggaggaagagctgctgAGCTCAGCATTGAAAGATGATTAGGACTTCTACAGATCCACAAAAGGAAACACCCTCTTTGAGGTGACTTGGCACAAGCTGGCAAAGCTAGGATTCATTCTGTATAGGTAGAGCCCCATGGTGGGTAGTGGATGAAGCTGGTGGGATGCAAAGCAGGCTGGGGATCAGTTGATAGAGAACTGTGAGTGTCTGGATTTTGTTGTGAAAGTCATCGAGAACCACTGACGTACTTTCAGAGGGGAAAATGATTTGGTCAGATTCACATTTAAGAACATCTGCCATGAAGCAATTAAGCTTGTATGAGAACTTGTATATTCATTTAGTTGGCTAATAATTCTAGGGGTTGGAGGATAAAATGTCTATCTGCAGAGACTTTTACTACTCTCATCTCAATTATCACTTGAATTTGCGGATGTTGAACTAATGTACTGAGTCTTATGAGTCATCAGCCCCTGCAATCCAGTAAGACAATGGAAGTGAATAAACAAACCCAACTTCCATTACCtagatcatttttcctttttatgcttCTCAAAGTAATTATTAACTTGTACAGTTCAAAGATCAACTTCACTGGTAAGTTAAAGGCtaatgtattttctttccttgtctaaGAATACTATGTAGAGTTGAGACAAAAGAGAagatatcagagaaaatgttttataagtgGGTTTGGTTCTTAGCTGGTATTGAGAACAAAGCACCTTGGTAGCTCCCCTCTGTCACTCTTGTCTCGGTCCCAAACTTCCCTAGGAAATTCACTTATAGAGATTCCAAGTTCACTTAGAGAGATCTTATGAAAATAAAGTAGAGTCAGAGATATTTTTTCCCCAATGAGAAGTTAATCGCCTtcagaattctttattcttaggTGTGTGGAGACCTAAACGTATAAACTGAAATACTTCTACTCCAAGATGATGGAGTAGAAGTATTTTAGTTTAGTCTTGTGATGACTCACAAGACTCAGTACATTAGCTGAAACTATGGGTGAAAACTATCCACAGTGTATGGACATAACGTGATtataaaatactgattttaacTTATGTGTAACCAAGAACAGTCttttttaaaaccaatttaaACTTGAAATATTTCTCTCATTAATGCACAATCTGTTTTTCATGATTAGGCCAGACCTGTTCATCTTTAGACTCAATCATGTCTTTCACTGTTCTCTCATCTCCACAACTTATTTGGGGGGTATGACTATTCTTTACTGGATGGAGAAGGGTTAACTTAAGATCCGCATACAGCCTTTTCTTAAACATACTGTTGCCTGACAGCTGCCTGTGAGAAATTAGGAATTTTTACTACACAGTAAGGGAGAAACATGGGAAAGATCTGGACGCTGGTAATCCACCTCCCCTCACACTTACAGACTCCACAGTCACTGAAGCAATCACACATGCCCGTCTGCCAGTTGGAGTTTTGGGGCGCACGAGTAAATCCAGGTTGAGTCACAATGACTGTGGGCTGATTTTGCATTTCCAAGGAAGGTCTGAAAAGGAAAATGTTGGCATTAGCAGCTGGAGGTTGAAAGGCTGTCTTCTGCTGCATTGCGCCCCACGGGCGAGCGAGGCAGTTTAGATGAAGTTGCCTGTTGATCTTTGAAGAACATGATTTCTGTTTCCACCCCTCAGAGGACAGGGGGCCCCAGGGGAAAGGAATTCACTGAACTGGTAAGGTGAACAGGTGCTTCTCATGGGGCACAGGAGGGAACAGGGTTGTTCATGTACTATTTTTAGACAGGTACCTGGTATCCACGAGACAAGGAAACAAATGACTGCCCTGTGATAGTGAATCATGGCAAGTAGTGAATTGTGGAAAGGCGTCTTCTCTGATGTTATATCATTTTAAGCTTAAGTGTgcattccctccttcctctttctttcttttactgtttttctttctttctttgtttttggtagcaCTGGGGGCTGAAGTCAgtggtgctgtaccactgagctacatccccagcccttttaattttcttttaagacagggtgttgctacattcctgaggctggccttcgactcaggatcctcttgcctcagcctctcaagtctcctgggttataggcatgcaccatcatactCAGCTACCCTTCCCTTTCTTGCTCCTTTATCTTGCTCTCTCTAGTTTGGGCTTTGTTTCTGATTAGCAGTCCTCTTCAATCTCCCTGCATCCAGGCTGATCCATCACTTCCAGTTTACTGAAAGCCTGGGTCCTTTTGTCAGTGCTGGTTTGACAGACTCTTGCCACATTTTAGGGGTAAGCCCCGAGAGTATGTCCCAGCCAAGTTCCCTCCACCCTTTGGctctagggaatgaacccagagcctggAGAATGCAAGGcaaactctaccactaagctgcactTCTGGCCCCCAGCAAGGTTtgcataaacatattttttttaaaaaaatatttatttatttatttatttattagacatagatggacacaacgcctttatttttatgtggtgctgagaatcaaactcgggtcccacccatgctagcggagcgctctaccgctgagccacaatcccagccccacataaaacatattttgttaGGTTGTTCCTAACTTCACTCCATAGTGAGAGGCTGTGTGAGGTCATGGAACGTGAGTAAGATTTGAAGTGGGAACATCTTTGCTCACATCATGGTTTCTGAAACTTTGTGATCTTAGATTAGTCATTGAACTAGACACATGAATTTCCATTTATTAATGTGTAAAATGGGAATGGTTTCTGACCTGCCCAGCTCCCATTATCTCTGTGGATGAATTTAATGAACATTATCCTCATCAAACAAGGGAAAATACAGGGATCCCCAACCTCATCCAagattgaccaaattatgtatgtgcgtgtatgaatatggcataatgaatcccaccattacgtgtaactataatgcaccaaggggctgtggctgtggctcagtggtagagcacttgcctggcatgtgtgaggccctgggtttaatcctcagcactgcatgtaaataaataaaataaaagataattttaattcactaagaaaaaaatttttcaaagaatcaaaaaaatataaacaaagttgGCCACAATGTACAAAAATATAGAAGGGAAATGTCTTGATGATTTTCATAAACACTTGTTGCCTGGTATAGCAGCTAATATTCATTAAGTTTCTACATTACATCAGGCATGATATTGGAATCACACTGCCCCTTTAATCTCCAGAACAGTTCTGCAAAGTAGAAattattatcttgtttttttttttagtagataaagaaataatagctcagagaaattaagtaaatAGTAAAATTCAAGTTCTTTCTGGCTCGCTCCACAGGCTCTTTTTCTCCCCTTGCCTGCTCCCCCTAGCACTTATGACCATGTGACATTGCCACTGGTTTGTGGTGACCCCTTGGAGAACAGGAACTTTAGCATCAAGATCCATTTTGGGTCCTCA from Marmota flaviventris isolate mMarFla1 chromosome 7, mMarFla1.hap1, whole genome shotgun sequence encodes the following:
- the Plac8 gene encoding placenta-specific gene 8 protein — its product is MQNQPTVIVTQPGFTRAPQNSNWQTGMCDCFSDCGVCLCGTFCFVCLGCQVAADMNECCLCGTTVAMRTLYRTRYGIPGSICDDYMATICCPVCSLCQIKRDINRRRAMNAF